In Halolamina litorea, the genomic window CGTTCTCCATCTTCATCGCTTCGAGCACCGCGACGGTGTCACCCGGCGCGACCTCGTCGCCCACCTCGACGTCGACGGAGAGGACGGTGCCCTGCATGTCGACGGCGACGGACTCGCCGCCCTCCGGGACCTCCGGGCCGTCGTCGCCGGCGCCGTCGTCGCTGCTGCCGGCCTGCGGGGGCCGCGAGCGGCCGCCGCTGCTCGTCTCGGGCGTCGGGATCGCGGGGGCGCCCTCCTCTTCGAGGTTCACTTCGAAGCGCTTGCCGTTGACCTCGACGGTGAACTCCCGCTGGGTGCTCTCGCCGTCGTCGCTTTCCCCGCCGGTATCCTCGGTGCCCCACTTCTCCTGTGCCGCCTCGATCCGGGCCGGGTCGAGTTCGTTGTCGAGGTACTTCGTGGTGTGCTCGCCGGCGACGAACGCGTCGTCCTCGAGCATCAGGCGGTGGAACGGGACGATGGTGACGACGCCCTCGATGTCGTACTCCGCGAGGGCCCGCTTCGAGCGGGCGATACACTCCTCGCGGTCGCTGCCGTGGACGATCAGCTTCGCGATCATCGAGTCGTAGTCGGTCACCAGGTCGTCGCCCTGCGAGAGCGCGTCGTCCATCCGGACGCCGATGCCGCCCGGCGGGTCGTACGTCGTGAGGGTGCCGCCGGTGGCGGGCTGGAACTCCTGGGCGGCGTTCTCGGCGTTGATCCGGAACTCCATCGCGTGGCCCGAGAGGTCGACCTCCTCCTGTGCGAAGTCGAGTTCCTCGCCGGCGGCGACCCGTAGCTGCCACTTCACGATGTCGATGCCCGTCAGTTCCTCCGTGACAGTGTGTTCGACCTGGATCCGGGTGTTGACCTCGAGGAAGTAGAAGTTCGCGTCGGGGCCGAGCAGTTCGCCGGCGTCGGCGTCGCGGTCCTCCTCCTCGACGAGGAACTCGAAGGTGCCGGCGTTGTAGTAGCCGGCGGCGTCGGCGCCGCGGCGGGCGGCCGCGCCGATCTCCTCGCGGAGTTCGTCGGTGAGTGCGGGGCTCGGTCCCTCCTCGATCACCTTCTGGTGACGCCGCTGGAGCGAGCAGTCACGCTCGCCGAGGTGCCGGACGTTGCCGTGCTCGTCGGCGAGGATCTGGACCTCGATGTGCCGAGGGTTCTCCAGATAGCGCTCGAGGTAGACGTTCGCGTTGTCGAAGTA contains:
- a CDS encoding acetyl-CoA carboxylase biotin carboxylase subunit gives rise to the protein MFEKVLVANRGEIAVRVMRACEELGVDTVAVYSEADKHGGHVRHADEAYNVGPARAADSYLDHEAVIEAAEKAGADAIHPGYGFLAENAEFAGTVEAHDDITWVGPAADAMEQLGEKTKARQTMNEADVPIVPGTTEPAESAEEVKQFGDEYGYPVAIKAEGGGGGRGMKIVESADEAESQFESAKREGEAYFDNANVYLERYLENPRHIEVQILADEHGNVRHLGERDCSLQRRHQKVIEEGPSPALTDELREEIGAAARRGADAAGYYNAGTFEFLVEEEDRDADAGELLGPDANFYFLEVNTRIQVEHTVTEELTGIDIVKWQLRVAAGEELDFAQEEVDLSGHAMEFRINAENAAQEFQPATGGTLTTYDPPGGIGVRMDDALSQGDDLVTDYDSMIAKLIVHGSDREECIARSKRALAEYDIEGVVTIVPFHRLMLEDDAFVAGEHTTKYLDNELDPARIEAAQEKWGTEDTGGESDDGESTQREFTVEVNGKRFEVNLEEEGAPAIPTPETSSGGRSRPPQAGSSDDGAGDDGPEVPEGGESVAVDMQGTVLSVDVEVGDEVAPGDTVAVLEAMKMENDIDAERGGTVSQVLVSEGESVDMGDVLVVLE